The genomic window GGCCTCGAGGAGTTCGCGCATGGTCGTCCTCGGCGGTCGACGCACTCGAATCCGTCGACCCGGGCTCGGCACCTCGGACGGTACTCGTTCCCAATCGTACGGATCGCTGAACGTGCGCGCCAGCCCCGGAGGCCCGCGCGCGACCCGAATGCCGAGGCTCGATCGGCCCGAAATTTGGGGCGGCAATTCATCCGACATATACTTTCCGGTGGTTTTGGTACCCGAAACAGGCGAATCAACCGCTGCAACCCCCGTATTTCCACGACTAACCAAAACCGTTATATGAGGTAGCGCGAAACGGGTACATCGTATGGCAGATCTTATCGTCAAAGCCGCCGTCAAGGAAGCGCTCGATGACAAAAACGTAGCTTCGGACTTCTACGACGCACTCGACGAGGAAGTCGACGAACTGCTCGAAGACGCTGCCCGACGCGCAGAGGCCAACGACCGGAAGACGGTCCAGCCCCGCGACCTGTAAGGCACGATCGCTTGCGATTTTTTCGGACGCTACTCGGATAGCGACGCGTCCAGTCGGCCACGGGACGTTCGGCGGTCTGGCACCCGGCTGCCGGCTCGAGTTTTTTGCCACTCGCCGTGGTAGGTGCGATACATGTTGCGCAAACTCCTGATCGGCTTCGGACTCGCCGAAATCGCCAAGCCGGAACCGATCATCGGACTGTGCGAACGGATCGGACTGCGAAACCCGTCGGAAACCCGGCGACGACCGCTGGCGCGTACCGGCGCGCGACTCGAGGGATTGCTCTTCGTCTGGCTGCTGGTCCGCGGCCGGAAGGGATCGACGCTCGTCACCGGAGTGCTCGGGCTCGCCGGCCTGACGCTCGTCTTGATTCCGCAGCCGATCATCGAACTCAGTCAGTATCTGGTCTACGCGAACACCGACGATCTCGAACTGCAGCCGTGGGTCGTGCCCGCGGCGCGGCTGCTCGGCGTGCTCTATCTTACTGTGACCCTGCTCTCGCGGAGCACGGGCGAGGAGCCGACGGCGTCCGCGAGCGAGACCGACGCGGACCCGTCCTCGAGCCGGCTACGGCTCCGCTCGAGTTGACGACGATCGTCACGAGCCATGCGACGATTACTGGCGATCGGGTTCGCGGTCCTCGAGATCGTCGCCCCGAGACCGATCATCGAGATGGGCGAGCGGATCGCGTTCACAGATTCCGACGCAGGACGGCTGCGACCGTGGACGGTTCCGATGGCTCGACTCGAGGGGGTGGCGTTCGTCTGGCTGCTCAGTCGTGACGACGGCGTCCCAGCACGTATCGAGACCGCGCTCGCGGTCGTCGGGTTCGTACTGGCGCTGGTCCCGCGAACGGTCGTCGAACGCAGTCTTGAGGTGACCTACGAGAACGCAGACGAGCTCGAGTTGAAACGATGGGTCGTGCCCGCGACCCGCCTACTGGGGGCGATGTACGTGATCGCCGGACTGTTCGCACGGCCGGTCGGCACACCGGCAGACGAAGCAACGCGACGCGACGACCGAGTCTGAGCCGGTCGGCGACGGGCGAAGAACTGTTAGTAGCGGCGGACCTCGACACCGTCGTCGGTGCCGATATAGGTCGCGTCGGCCACCCCGACGAACAGGCCGTGTTCCACGACGCCCGGGAGTCCCGAGAGCCGCGTCGCCAGCGCGTCGGGGTCGTCGATCGGACCGAACGCACAGTCGAGCACCAGATTGCCGTTGTCGGTCACGACCGGGCCGTCCTTTCGCTCTGCGGTTCGAAGTGCCGGTTCGCCGTCCATCGCTTCGATTCGGCCCGCCACGGTGGTGTGGGCATCGGGAAGCACCTCGACCGGCACCGACCGCTCGAGCCGGTCGGTCAGCTTCGAGGGATCGGCGACGACGACGAACCGGTCCGCCGCTGTATCCACGAGTTTCTCGCGCGCGTGGGCCGCACCGCCGCCCTTGATGAGCGCGCCGTGAGCGGCGGCGTCGGGGTCGTCGACCACCTGATCAGTGCCGTCGATCGCGAGGTCGACGCCGTCGACCGCGTCGAGTTCGGTCAGGGGGATGCCGACCTCGAGGGCTACCTGACGGGACTGAAACGAGGTCGGAATCCCGCGGACCTCGAGGCCGTCGTCGACGGCCCGGCCGATCGCCCGG from Natrinema versiforme includes these protein-coding regions:
- a CDS encoding DUF1931 family protein produces the protein MADLIVKAAVKEALDDKNVASDFYDALDEEVDELLEDAARRAEANDRKTVQPRDL
- the rpiA gene encoding ribose-5-phosphate isomerase RpiA, with the translated sequence MKTEGGSDAAKRHAGERAAEAVEDGFVVGLGTGSTTAHAIRAIGRAVDDGLEVRGIPTSFQSRQVALEVGIPLTELDAVDGVDLAIDGTDQVVDDPDAAAHGALIKGGGAAHAREKLVDTAADRFVVVADPSKLTDRLERSVPVEVLPDAHTTVAGRIEAMDGEPALRTAERKDGPVVTDNGNLVLDCAFGPIDDPDALATRLSGLPGVVEHGLFVGVADATYIGTDDGVEVRRY